A stretch of Anaeromyxobacter dehalogenans 2CP-1 DNA encodes these proteins:
- a CDS encoding OFA family MFS transporter, which produces MTSNRWFIAVAGTITMACLGTVYSWSLFTQPLIAAFGWSSTTTTWAFALSIFFLGVGAILGGRWQDRSGPRPVAVTGIVLWGLGNVLAGLGTARFGAPWIYATYGVIGGLGLGLGYVTPVAAVTKWFPDKRGLGTGMVVMGFGLGAFIYNNLLKNVAAFAEASREAGRVLAARHAGDAAAAMSPGAISTVMQTFLWSGVVFAVVGGICALAMRNPTAVVPAPAAGAAASPAPAAAPAVRVARDYPPSEALRTPQFWALWAMLFLNVTAGILFISNAVPIMRELTGASPESALAVYGFIALFNGLGRFFWGAISDRIGRNLAYLLIYGSQVVIFFAVGGVHSLPLVALLFAIVLLDYGGGFGTMPSFTADYFGTKYMGVNYGWILLAWGVGGIVGPIFVARVKDLTGSFSGALPVIAVMLLVAAILPIVTRRPGAARDEGSRWRHLMPPRRVHA; this is translated from the coding sequence ATGACGTCGAACCGCTGGTTCATCGCGGTGGCCGGCACCATCACCATGGCGTGCCTCGGCACCGTCTACTCGTGGAGCCTGTTCACCCAGCCGCTCATCGCGGCGTTCGGCTGGTCCAGCACCACCACCACATGGGCGTTCGCGCTCTCGATCTTCTTCCTGGGCGTGGGCGCGATCCTGGGCGGCCGCTGGCAGGACCGCTCCGGGCCGCGGCCGGTGGCGGTCACGGGCATCGTGCTGTGGGGCCTCGGGAACGTGCTCGCCGGGCTGGGGACGGCGCGCTTCGGGGCGCCCTGGATCTACGCCACGTACGGCGTGATCGGCGGCCTGGGGCTGGGGCTCGGGTACGTGACCCCGGTCGCGGCGGTGACGAAGTGGTTCCCGGACAAGCGCGGTCTCGGGACCGGCATGGTGGTGATGGGCTTCGGCCTGGGCGCGTTCATCTACAACAACCTGCTGAAGAACGTCGCCGCCTTCGCCGAGGCGTCGCGCGAGGCCGGCCGGGTCCTCGCGGCGCGGCACGCGGGCGACGCGGCCGCGGCCATGTCGCCGGGCGCGATCTCGACCGTGATGCAGACGTTCCTCTGGTCCGGGGTGGTGTTCGCCGTGGTCGGCGGCATCTGCGCGCTGGCCATGCGCAACCCGACCGCGGTGGTGCCCGCGCCCGCCGCAGGCGCCGCGGCGTCGCCCGCGCCCGCCGCCGCGCCCGCGGTCCGCGTGGCGCGCGACTACCCGCCCTCGGAGGCGCTGCGCACGCCGCAGTTCTGGGCGCTCTGGGCGATGCTGTTCCTGAACGTCACCGCCGGCATCCTGTTCATCTCGAACGCGGTGCCCATCATGCGCGAGCTCACCGGCGCCTCGCCCGAGAGCGCGCTGGCCGTCTACGGCTTCATCGCGCTGTTCAACGGCCTGGGCCGCTTCTTCTGGGGCGCGATCTCGGATCGCATCGGCCGCAACCTCGCCTACCTGCTCATCTACGGCTCGCAGGTCGTCATCTTCTTCGCCGTGGGCGGCGTCCACTCGCTGCCGCTGGTCGCGCTCCTGTTCGCGATCGTCCTGCTCGACTACGGCGGCGGGTTCGGCACCATGCCCTCGTTCACCGCCGACTACTTTGGCACGAAGTACATGGGCGTGAACTACGGGTGGATCCTCCTGGCCTGGGGCGTGGGCGGCATCGTCGGCCCCATCTTCGTGGCGCGGGTGAAGGACCTCACCGGCTCGTTCTCCGGCGCGCTGCCGGTGATCGCGGTCATGCTGCTCGTCGCGGCCATCCTGCCGATCGTCACGCGGCGACCGGGGGCGGCGCGCGACGAGGGCAGCCGCTGGCGTCACCTGATGCCGCCGCGGCGCGTGCACGCCTGA
- the fdh gene encoding formate dehydrogenase: MPKLPVLSDWPVLRQLHDRDPSGLGSTAASPRTRSLAPRTASADRVARSVCPYCAVGCGQLVYVKDEKIIDIEGDPDSPVSQGCLCPKGAATFQLVTGAHRLEQVLYRRPGGTSWETLPLEQAMEMVARRVKKARDETWQERIEEEGAEHHGDQVRRTLGIAHLGGATLDNEENYLLKKLFTALGVVQVENQARIUHSSTVPGLGISFGRGGATTFPGDLQNSDWIVVQGSNMAECHPVAFRWVMEAKNRGATVIHVDPRFTRTSAVADLHVPIRPGSDIAFLGGIIHHVLEHDLWFKEYVLAYTNASTIIDENFRDTEELEGFFSGFDAQSNSYSWETWKYQGVDGVVPAAGHKLVYGEKGAGRSDLRGTKMLERETDPTLQHPRCVFQLLKKHFARYTPERVEETCGIPQALFLKVAETLGRNSGRERTGAFCYAVGWTQHTVGVQYIRTAAILQLLLGNIGRPGGGIMALRGHASIQGSTDIPTLFDILPGYLPMPHASLPDRGLDQYVNNNASATHWWSEFRKYVVSLCKAWFGTAATAENDFLFDLLPRLTGNHSHMVTVSEMADGKLKGYFVMGENPTVGSMHGALHRKGLRELDWLVVRDFTLTETAEFWRTAPEIARGEVRPEEIRTEVFFFPAATHTEKDGSFTNTQRMLQWHHRAVEPRGDCRSELHFTYHLGKRLKALYAGSGDPKDRAIQALTWDYPTRGPQEDPDAAAVLKEVNGFTVADGKPVPGFAELKDDGSTACGCWIYSGCFKDGVNQTARRRPEREQHWVAPDWGWAWPANRRILYNRTSADPEGRPWSERKRYVWWDEDKRQWTGYDVPDFVKDRPPSYRPPPGARGTAAISGDDAFIMQADGKGWLFAPSGLLDGPFPTHYEPEESVLENPLYPQQCNPARMEWHRRDNPYHAAWGDPRFPFVLTTYRLTEHHTAGGMSRWLSWLSELQPEMFCEVSRELAAERGLRNGGWATITTARGEIECRVLVTDRVRPLRVKGGRTVHTIGLPYHWSYVGRVTGDPANELIGFVADPNVSIQESKALTGAIRPGRHSQGRRSVTDGVALREPEPRIHAPRDLPGLHAKQRSPPVEPPEPR, encoded by the coding sequence ATGCCGAAGCTTCCCGTCCTCTCGGACTGGCCGGTGCTCCGCCAGCTCCACGACCGCGATCCGTCGGGCCTGGGCTCGACGGCCGCCTCGCCGCGCACGCGCTCGCTCGCGCCACGCACCGCGTCGGCGGATCGCGTGGCGCGGTCCGTCTGCCCGTACTGCGCGGTCGGCTGCGGGCAGCTCGTCTACGTGAAGGACGAGAAGATCATCGACATCGAGGGCGACCCCGACTCCCCGGTCTCGCAGGGCTGCCTCTGCCCCAAGGGCGCGGCGACGTTCCAGCTCGTGACCGGCGCGCACCGCCTCGAGCAGGTGCTCTACCGCCGGCCCGGCGGCACGTCGTGGGAGACCCTGCCGCTCGAGCAGGCCATGGAGATGGTCGCCCGGCGGGTGAAGAAGGCGCGCGACGAGACGTGGCAGGAGCGGATCGAGGAGGAGGGGGCCGAGCACCACGGCGACCAGGTGCGGCGCACGCTCGGCATCGCCCACCTCGGCGGCGCCACGCTCGACAACGAGGAGAACTACCTGCTCAAGAAGCTCTTCACCGCGCTCGGCGTGGTGCAGGTGGAGAACCAGGCGCGGATCTGACACAGCTCCACGGTCCCCGGTCTGGGGATCTCGTTCGGCCGCGGCGGCGCCACCACGTTCCCCGGCGACCTCCAGAACTCCGACTGGATCGTCGTGCAGGGGTCGAACATGGCCGAGTGCCACCCGGTGGCCTTCCGCTGGGTGATGGAGGCGAAGAACCGGGGCGCCACCGTCATCCACGTGGATCCCCGCTTCACCCGCACCAGCGCGGTGGCCGACCTGCACGTCCCCATCCGACCGGGCAGCGACATCGCGTTCCTGGGCGGGATCATCCACCACGTGCTCGAGCACGACCTCTGGTTCAAGGAGTACGTGCTCGCGTACACCAACGCCTCGACGATCATCGACGAGAACTTCCGCGACACCGAGGAGCTGGAGGGCTTCTTCAGCGGCTTCGACGCGCAGTCGAACAGCTACTCGTGGGAGACCTGGAAGTACCAGGGCGTGGACGGCGTCGTGCCGGCCGCAGGCCACAAGCTCGTGTACGGCGAGAAGGGCGCCGGCCGCAGCGACCTGCGCGGCACGAAGATGCTCGAGCGCGAGACCGACCCGACGCTGCAGCACCCGCGCTGCGTGTTCCAGCTCCTCAAGAAGCACTTCGCCCGCTACACGCCGGAGCGGGTCGAGGAGACCTGCGGGATCCCGCAGGCGCTCTTCCTGAAGGTCGCCGAGACGCTGGGCCGGAACTCCGGGCGCGAGCGCACCGGCGCGTTCTGCTACGCGGTGGGCTGGACCCAGCACACCGTGGGCGTGCAGTACATCCGCACCGCGGCGATCCTGCAGCTGCTGCTCGGCAACATCGGGCGGCCGGGCGGCGGGATCATGGCGCTGCGCGGCCACGCGTCCATCCAGGGCTCCACCGACATCCCGACCCTGTTCGACATCCTGCCCGGCTACCTGCCCATGCCGCACGCCTCGCTGCCCGACCGCGGCCTCGACCAGTACGTCAACAACAACGCCTCCGCGACGCACTGGTGGAGCGAGTTCCGCAAGTACGTGGTCTCGCTGTGCAAGGCCTGGTTCGGCACCGCCGCCACCGCGGAGAACGACTTCCTGTTCGACCTCCTGCCGCGCCTCACCGGCAACCACTCGCACATGGTGACCGTGTCCGAGATGGCCGACGGGAAGCTGAAGGGCTACTTCGTGATGGGCGAGAACCCGACCGTCGGATCGATGCACGGCGCCCTGCACCGCAAGGGCCTGCGCGAGCTCGACTGGCTGGTGGTGCGCGACTTCACGCTCACCGAGACGGCGGAGTTCTGGCGCACCGCCCCCGAGATCGCGCGCGGCGAGGTGCGGCCGGAGGAGATCCGCACCGAGGTGTTCTTCTTCCCGGCCGCCACCCACACCGAGAAGGACGGCTCCTTCACGAACACGCAGCGCATGCTGCAGTGGCACCACCGGGCGGTGGAGCCGCGCGGCGACTGCCGCAGCGAGCTGCACTTCACCTACCACCTCGGCAAGCGCCTCAAGGCGCTCTACGCCGGGTCGGGCGATCCGAAGGATCGGGCGATCCAGGCGCTGACCTGGGACTACCCGACCCGCGGCCCGCAGGAGGACCCCGACGCCGCGGCGGTGCTGAAGGAGGTGAACGGGTTCACGGTGGCGGACGGCAAGCCGGTGCCCGGGTTCGCCGAGCTGAAGGACGACGGCTCCACCGCGTGCGGCTGCTGGATCTACTCCGGGTGCTTCAAGGACGGGGTGAACCAGACCGCGCGCCGCCGGCCCGAGCGCGAGCAGCACTGGGTGGCGCCGGACTGGGGCTGGGCCTGGCCCGCCAACCGCCGCATCCTCTACAACCGCACCTCCGCGGATCCCGAGGGCCGGCCCTGGTCCGAGCGGAAGCGCTACGTCTGGTGGGACGAGGACAAGCGGCAGTGGACCGGCTACGACGTGCCGGACTTCGTCAAGGACCGGCCGCCCTCCTACCGCCCGCCGCCCGGGGCCCGCGGCACCGCCGCCATCTCCGGCGACGACGCGTTCATCATGCAGGCGGACGGCAAGGGCTGGCTGTTCGCGCCGTCCGGCCTCCTCGACGGTCCGTTCCCGACGCACTACGAGCCGGAGGAGTCGGTCCTCGAGAACCCGCTCTACCCGCAGCAGTGCAACCCCGCGCGCATGGAGTGGCACCGCCGCGACAACCCGTACCACGCCGCCTGGGGCGACCCGCGCTTCCCGTTCGTCCTCACCACCTACCGCCTCACCGAGCACCACACCGCCGGCGGGATGAGCCGCTGGCTGTCCTGGCTGTCCGAGCTGCAGCCGGAGATGTTCTGCGAGGTGTCGCGCGAGCTCGCCGCCGAGCGCGGCCTGCGCAACGGCGGCTGGGCCACCATCACCACCGCGCGCGGCGAGATCGAGTGCCGGGTGCTGGTCACCGACCGCGTGCGCCCGCTCCGGGTGAAGGGCGGCCGGACGGTGCACACCATCGGCCTGCCCTACCACTGGAGCTACGTGGGCCGGGTGACCGGCGATCCGGCGAACGAGCTCATCGGCTTCGTGGCGGATCCCAACGTCAGCATCCAGGAGTCGAAGGCGCTCACCGGCGCCATCCGGCCCGGCCGCCACTCGCAGGGCCGCCGCTCGGTCACCGACGGCGTGGCGCTGCGCGAGCCCGAGCCGCGGATCCACGCACCGCGCGACCTCCCCGGCCTGCACGCGAAGCAGCGCAGCCCGCCGGTGGAGCCGCCCGAACCCCGCTGA
- the nrfD gene encoding NrfD/PsrC family molybdoenzyme membrane anchor subunit encodes MMGTRTDPARESARPRDGRNVDPRLGELLGEGSGQQVRELEGAATGHDRPGERAWGELPAEALAAAEGPSYYGQPVLREPVWRWEIPAYFFVGGLAGASAVLGAAASIAGGEGTAALVRRCRLVAAGGAAASAVLLVRDLGRPSRFLNMLRVFRPTSPMNMGTWVLTGFGALSGAAALPALVAAPRALERSAGVAAAGAAVLGLPLVGYTGVLLANTAVPVWQATRNTLPVLFAFSGAVSAGGLFDLWRTPGPGGEMAHRFGLVAKGAELALSHALHREAGAVPRVERALRRGRGGLLLRTARSLLVASAIVDLLPERAWRRRHAASGALALLGTLALRFGVVAAGRTSARDPHATFEMQRAGRGAAELARKEGARPRMPSPPGIDPTGKETAEHGAAP; translated from the coding sequence ATGATGGGCACCCGCACGGATCCCGCCCGCGAGTCGGCCCGCCCGCGCGACGGGCGCAACGTGGACCCGCGGCTGGGCGAGCTGCTGGGAGAGGGCTCGGGCCAGCAGGTGCGCGAGCTGGAGGGGGCGGCCACCGGCCACGACCGGCCGGGGGAGCGCGCCTGGGGGGAGTTGCCCGCCGAGGCGCTCGCGGCGGCGGAGGGCCCGAGCTACTACGGCCAGCCGGTGCTCAGGGAGCCGGTGTGGCGCTGGGAGATCCCGGCGTACTTCTTCGTGGGCGGGCTGGCGGGCGCGTCGGCGGTGCTGGGCGCGGCGGCGTCGATCGCGGGCGGCGAGGGCACCGCCGCGCTGGTGCGCCGCTGCCGGCTGGTGGCGGCCGGCGGGGCCGCCGCGAGCGCGGTGCTCCTCGTCCGCGACCTGGGCCGCCCCTCGCGCTTCCTCAACATGCTGCGCGTGTTCCGGCCCACCTCCCCCATGAACATGGGCACCTGGGTGCTGACCGGGTTCGGCGCGCTCTCCGGCGCGGCCGCCCTGCCCGCGCTCGTCGCGGCGCCGCGCGCGCTCGAGCGCTCCGCCGGCGTCGCCGCCGCGGGCGCGGCGGTGCTCGGGCTGCCGCTCGTGGGCTACACCGGCGTCCTCCTCGCCAACACGGCGGTGCCGGTCTGGCAGGCCACCCGCAACACGCTGCCGGTGCTGTTCGCGTTCTCCGGGGCGGTGAGCGCGGGCGGCCTGTTCGACCTGTGGCGCACGCCGGGGCCGGGCGGGGAGATGGCCCACCGGTTCGGGCTGGTGGCGAAGGGGGCGGAGCTGGCCCTGTCGCACGCGCTGCACCGCGAGGCCGGGGCCGTGCCGCGGGTCGAGCGGGCGCTCCGGCGCGGCCGGGGCGGGCTCCTGCTGCGCACCGCCCGCAGCCTGCTCGTCGCCTCGGCGATCGTGGACCTCCTGCCGGAGCGGGCGTGGCGGCGACGACACGCCGCGTCGGGCGCGCTGGCCCTGCTGGGCACCCTGGCGCTGCGCTTCGGGGTGGTGGCCGCGGGCCGGACGTCCGCCCGTGACCCACACGCGACCTTCGAGATGCAGCGCGCCGGGCGCGGGGCGGCGGAGCTGGCTAGGAAGGAAGGGGCCCGCCCTCGCATGCCGTCCCCTCCCGGCATCGATCCCACGGGCAAGGAGACCGCCGAGCATGGAGCAGCTCCGTGA
- a CDS encoding 4Fe-4S dicluster domain-containing protein: MQEMGFFTDTTLCIGCKACEVACKQWNQLPDDGFSLTGMSYDNTGTLGASTWRHVAFVERTEPLPGQGSPRDGIEAGAGAFAELRPLGQPAPTSLLHDVAPTHLADVPVALGPSQQALGKFSWLMMSDVCKHCERAGCLEACPTGAILRTEFGSVYIQPDVCNGCGYCVSACPFGVVDRREDDGRAWKCTLCYDRLEGGMVPACAKACPTASIQFGSLADLRERARNRVEQLRARGVADARLYGETAESQPGTEGLHAFFLLCDRPEVYGLPPDPVVPTAKIVASWRAMATGVVSLAALALGAVLSARRA, encoded by the coding sequence GTGCAGGAGATGGGGTTCTTCACCGACACGACGCTCTGCATCGGCTGCAAGGCCTGCGAGGTCGCGTGCAAGCAGTGGAACCAGCTCCCCGACGACGGCTTCTCGCTGACCGGGATGAGCTACGACAACACCGGCACGCTGGGCGCGTCCACCTGGCGGCACGTCGCGTTCGTCGAGCGGACCGAGCCGCTGCCCGGCCAGGGCAGCCCGCGCGACGGGATCGAGGCGGGCGCGGGCGCGTTCGCGGAGCTCCGGCCGCTCGGCCAGCCCGCGCCGACGTCGCTGCTCCACGACGTCGCCCCCACCCACCTCGCCGACGTGCCGGTCGCGCTCGGCCCCTCGCAGCAGGCGCTCGGGAAGTTCTCCTGGCTGATGATGAGCGACGTCTGCAAGCACTGCGAGCGCGCCGGCTGCCTGGAGGCCTGCCCCACCGGCGCGATCCTCCGCACCGAGTTCGGCTCGGTGTACATCCAGCCGGACGTCTGCAACGGCTGCGGCTACTGCGTGTCGGCCTGCCCGTTCGGCGTGGTGGACCGGCGCGAGGACGACGGGCGCGCCTGGAAGTGCACGCTCTGCTACGACCGGCTCGAGGGCGGCATGGTGCCGGCCTGCGCCAAGGCCTGCCCCACCGCCTCGATCCAGTTCGGCTCGCTCGCGGACCTGCGCGAGCGGGCCCGGAACCGGGTCGAGCAGCTCCGCGCGCGCGGCGTCGCCGACGCCCGCCTCTACGGCGAGACCGCGGAGAGCCAGCCCGGGACCGAGGGGCTGCACGCGTTCTTCCTGCTCTGCGACCGGCCCGAGGTGTACGGGCTCCCGCCGGATCCGGTGGTGCCGACCGCGAAGATCGTGGCGAGCTGGCGCGCCATGGCCACGGGGGTGGTGTCGCTCGCGGCGCTGGCGCTCGGGGCGGTGCTCTCGGCGAGGAGGGCGTGA
- the fdhD gene encoding formate dehydrogenase accessory sulfurtransferase FdhD, whose translation METSLRRAAAPAGAVAERTVLRNGGAVRDAVAVEEPLEIRVDGDRLATTMRTPGADADLALGFLFAEGIIAGVEDVGTVIHCGRPGEEGYGNVMDVRSAAGMRIDPERILEGRRFVPVSAACGVCGRLSIDHLMERIHPLPAGEPVAPALVAAGMEILARSQPVFERTGGLHAAVLVGRDGAPIASAEDVGRHNAVDKVVGAALRAGRVGPRAAAGPAPALLAVSGRAGFEIVQKAAAAGVPVIASVSAPSSLAVDLARAAGVTLCGFVRGERMNVYANGERLGLTGP comes from the coding sequence ATGGAAACCTCCCTCAGGCGCGCCGCCGCGCCGGCGGGCGCCGTGGCGGAGCGGACGGTGCTGCGAAACGGCGGCGCCGTGCGCGACGCCGTCGCCGTCGAGGAGCCGCTCGAGATCCGCGTGGACGGCGACCGGCTCGCGACGACCATGCGGACGCCCGGCGCCGACGCCGACCTGGCGCTCGGCTTCCTGTTCGCCGAGGGCATCATCGCCGGCGTCGAGGACGTGGGAACGGTCATCCACTGCGGCCGGCCCGGCGAGGAGGGGTACGGCAACGTGATGGACGTCCGGTCCGCGGCCGGCATGCGCATCGACCCCGAGCGGATCCTGGAAGGCCGCCGGTTCGTCCCGGTGAGCGCCGCCTGCGGCGTCTGCGGCCGGCTGAGCATCGACCACCTCATGGAGCGGATCCACCCGCTGCCGGCGGGCGAGCCGGTCGCGCCGGCGCTCGTCGCGGCCGGCATGGAGATCCTGGCGCGCAGCCAGCCCGTGTTCGAGCGCACCGGCGGGCTGCACGCGGCGGTGCTGGTGGGCCGCGACGGCGCGCCGATCGCGTCCGCGGAGGACGTGGGGCGGCACAACGCGGTGGACAAGGTGGTCGGCGCCGCGCTGCGGGCGGGGCGCGTCGGCCCGCGCGCCGCGGCCGGCCCCGCGCCGGCGCTGCTCGCGGTGAGCGGGCGCGCCGGCTTCGAGATCGTGCAGAAGGCCGCGGCGGCCGGCGTGCCGGTGATCGCGAGCGTGTCGGCGCCGTCCAGCCTGGCCGTGGACCTGGCCCGCGCCGCCGGCGTGACGCTCTGCGGCTTCGTGCGCGGCGAGCGCATGAACGTCTACGCGAACGGCGAGCGCCTCGGGCTGACCGGGCCCTGA
- the moaA gene encoding GTP 3',8-cyclase MoaA — MEQLREPTPAAPRKGPALADAQGRLIRYLRVSLTDRCNFRCTYCSPAEHEAPDALLQRPEIARLVRVFAGLGVRRVRLTGGEPTLRKDLVEIVADAAATPGIEEVALTTNGHRLDELVAPLRAAGLGAVNVSLDTLVPERLGGVSGKGARLDRILAGIDAAAGRFRSLKLNTVVMRGVNEDELGALVRYAWDRGALPRFIEQMPFGGGVPVPLAEVRAGLEAQGFALEPDGWKGWGPARHMRARDAAGRTGLVGFIGAMTENFCEDCNRARVAADGGFQACLGGQDRVNLRDLMRGGAQDEGLAEAVRGALWRKAPRHHMEDAGSGLVLLPMRGLGG; from the coding sequence ATGGAGCAGCTCCGTGAACCCACGCCCGCCGCGCCGCGCAAGGGGCCGGCCCTGGCCGACGCCCAGGGGCGCCTCATCCGCTACCTGCGCGTGTCGCTCACCGACCGCTGCAACTTCCGGTGCACCTACTGCTCCCCGGCCGAGCACGAGGCCCCCGACGCGCTCCTGCAGCGCCCCGAGATCGCGCGGCTGGTGCGCGTCTTCGCCGGGCTGGGCGTCCGGCGCGTGCGGCTCACCGGCGGCGAGCCCACGCTCCGCAAGGATCTGGTGGAGATCGTCGCCGACGCCGCCGCCACCCCGGGCATCGAGGAGGTCGCGCTGACCACGAACGGCCACCGCCTCGACGAGCTGGTGGCGCCGCTCCGCGCCGCCGGGCTGGGCGCGGTGAACGTCTCGCTCGACACGCTGGTGCCGGAGCGGCTGGGCGGCGTGTCCGGGAAGGGCGCGCGCCTGGACCGGATCCTGGCCGGCATCGACGCGGCGGCGGGCCGCTTCCGGTCGCTGAAGCTCAACACGGTGGTGATGCGCGGCGTGAACGAGGACGAGCTGGGCGCGCTGGTGCGGTACGCCTGGGACCGCGGCGCGCTCCCGCGCTTCATCGAGCAGATGCCGTTCGGCGGGGGCGTGCCGGTGCCGCTCGCGGAGGTCCGCGCCGGGCTCGAGGCGCAGGGCTTCGCGCTCGAGCCGGACGGCTGGAAGGGCTGGGGGCCGGCCCGGCACATGCGCGCGCGCGACGCGGCCGGGCGCACCGGCCTCGTCGGCTTCATCGGCGCCATGACCGAGAACTTCTGCGAGGACTGCAACCGCGCGCGGGTGGCGGCGGACGGCGGGTTCCAGGCGTGCCTGGGGGGCCAGGACCGGGTGAACCTGCGCGACCTGATGCGCGGCGGCGCGCAGGACGAGGGGCTGGCGGAGGCGGTGCGCGGCGCGCTCTGGCGCAAGGCGCCCCGCCACCACATGGAGGACGCGGGGTCCGGGCTGGTGCTCCTGCCCATGCGCGGCCTCGGCGGGTGA